In Weissella tructae, the DNA window ATTTCCATTACAAAGCAACAAATAACCTTACACGGCACCGAACGTTGTTGCCCACGCTAGCATTAAGACGGTTGCAGCGTTCAAACCTAAAATCAGGCTATATAGGATACGTTGACGCTTAGTTAAATCTTGTGTCAACAATTGCACCCCGAAGAACACAAAAATCATCAACATTGCCAAGATAATCAAACTTTGGCGACGAATCATCAGTTGTGACAACATCACCACAATCAAGGCAACGTTATACCACAATGAATTTACCACTGGCGCCAAGACATTGGCCCACTTTTTTAAATTACTCACACAAAACTCCTCATTCGAATGTGTCCGTTATTCTATGAATAACGACTAAATTAACCAAAGAGAGCTACGATATGTAACCCCACAGAAAACAACACTAAAACTAACAATATGTAATAAAACACACGCATGCGCTTGCTATGATTACCTGCTACTAAATTGGTGAACACCATCATCAACACCAATAGTGATGAGATTAACACCATCGGATCCACAAATAGTTGTGCTAACACAACACCCGTCAAAAGAATTAAAAACCAGACTGAATTCACAATCGGTTCTAACGCATATGCTAATTTATTTACCCACTTCATCTATGCCCGCTCCTCGTTTAAGCAAACCATGCTGCAATTTCCAAAACAATCATCAAGGCATATAGACCTAAAATCACGTAATAGAAAGTACGTTGTTGCTTCGTTAACGTTACTGTCAATAGATTTACCATCACAAGTAGTAGTACCAATGTCATTGATAAAAAGGTTGTTAATGGCGTACGGAAAAAGAATTGTGACAAAATAACGCCACCAAAAATAATCAAAAACCAAACGGTTTGAATATATGGCTTAATCGCAAAAGCAAATTTTGTTAATAACTTCAAAATGTATTCCTCGTTTTCTTAAATGACGTCAATCATACAAGTATACTATATTTTCACAAGCAAGACGTGCTTATATCGCGCTTTATACGCTTTAATTATCCTAAATTTAAGGTTGTTTTTCGTAAAAATTGCTATAATTCAGCATTATAACAAACGATATTTATCATCCTGAAAGGACTATATTATGTCAGATATTTTAGTTGTCACAACTGAACAAGTACCAAACTTCGACATCATCGAAACTTACGGTGAGGTATTCGGGCAAACAACCCGCTCTCGTAACATGTTCTCAAGTTTCGGCCAAGCCTTTAAGTCCGCAACCATTGGTGGCGAAATTAAAGGTTATACAAAACTACAAAACAGCGCCCGTGATGAAGCCATTGAACGTATGCGTATCGCAGCCGCTGAACGTGGCGCAAACGCTGTTGTCATGTTCCGCTTTGACAGCAACTCAGGTGCTATCGGAGATTCCGTTAACGCTTATGGGACGGCTGTCAAAATTGCACCACGTGCTTAATCAATAAACCAATCGCAAAATAAAAAGGAGCTATCAGCTGATAGCTCCTTTTTTGTATATCATTAGAATTCCCATTCATCCAAAGCATTCACAACATGCGTTGGTTGAACTGGCTTTTCTGCTACTTGTTCAGGTGTTGATACCCCTGTGTAAACTAATAGCGTGTCCATTTCAGCGTTAATTCCTGCCAAAATATCTGTTTGATAATTATCACCAACCATAACAACTTGGTTTGCCTTTAAACCTGTACGCTTCAAAGCTTCTTGCATGATAATTTTTTCTGGTTTTCCGACAACAACTGGTTCTTGTTGAGTTGCTGTTTTCACAGCCGCAACAATTGTCCCCGCCCCTGGTAATAGACCACGTTCATTTGGTAAATTCGTGTCCACGTTGGTTGCAACAAAGGCAGCACCATTTTGAATTGCTAGTGTGGCATGCATGAGCTTGTCATAGTTAATATCACGATCTAACCCAACCACAACGACATCCGCAGTACCTTCAGTCACCAATGTTAGTCCTTTGTTTTCAAGCGCTGTCTTCAATCCGTGTTCACCAATCATCATGACACGTTGATAACCTTGACCTGCAACATAGTCTGCTGTGGCCATAGCACTTGTATAGATGTCTTCAGGTGTCGTGACAATCCCATGTTGTTCTGTCAAAAATGCCGCAACTTCTTCTGGCGTCTTTGTTGAGTTATTTGTCACAAATAGATATGAACTATCTGATGCCTTAAGCTTTTCCATAAAGCGCTTGGCTGCTGGAAATGATTCAGTTCCGGCATAAATGGTACCATCTAAATCAATAAAATAAGCATCATACTTTAACATAACTACTTTCCCTTCTTTGCTGCTGGCTTGTCAGTCTTACGGTCACGCACTTCAAAATGACGCTTTTTACGTGTCCCTTTGACTTTCACTTCTGGATTTTTACCTGCATTTGGTTTCTTGTTTTGCGCTGGACGTTGTGATTCCTTCACCGCCGCACCTTTATTCTTAGAAGAATTTGAACCACGACGTGAACGATGACGACGCTTCGGTCCTTCATTCGTATCGATATCTTCTTGTACCTCATGTGGTTCCAAGTTTTCTAAGACAAAGTAAGGCGCCCCAAAATTCACTTCTTCGTAAAGATAATCTTCCAAAGCTGTGATTTGTTGGTTACGTGGAATACCAGTAATCCCCTTATTGTAGAAACCACGCAAACGTAATTGATCCGCTGCAATGTCCCCAACAATAAAATTGTACTTTTCTAAAAACTCACTAAAACGCGCAGCTAATTTTTCATCATCATACGCATCGCGGTAATTCACCACTAATTTATAACTGCGTTCGTTAATTTGTAACTTATCAAAATCATCCGCGGCATGGATAATTTGCGTCGCAGCTTGGCGTTCAGCAAATTGTGCTTCAGCCAACTCCTTCATTCTTTCACGATTCATTTCTATTACTCGTTTTCTATCTTATTTTTTAGGTAGCTGCCAAATGTTTCGCGTAGAACTTGATCATACATCATTTCATTTTCACCCGCGATTTCCAATGTTGGAAAATACGGCACAAACAAGTAATGATCTAAACTACCAATTTGATACGGTCGTTCTAAGTCGATTGGTTCATCATGGACATAATAGCGATTATCATGCCATGTTAATCCATCGAATACTATTGTACCAAATTCGCCACCGCGAAAGCCCATCCCCTTTTGACGATGCATACGCAAGAAGGCTTTATTCTTATCGACTTCTTGCGCTAAGCGAATTAAGTCACGCCCTAACAAGGTCGTACGCATAGGATGAATGGCATGTGGCAACATATCATGGAGCGTTTTTTTCGTGACCATACCGGCTGGCAGATCAGTTAAAAATAGACCCGTTGATAGCATCGCAATCTCTGTTTGGGTCGCTTCTTTAATAGCAGCTAATCCTAAATCAATCACGCGATGTTCATCATGCACACCTGTTGTATACGTTCTTGGCATTTCTGCAACCACTTCATGTGATAACTTATCATCCCCAAGGGTTTGATAGGCCTTAATTTCTGAGCCGTCTTCAAACAAGCGAGCCATCTCACCAACTGGATGGACAATTGCTTTGGTTTCAAGCCCTGCATCTGAAAACGTTAGTGTCACTTCACCAACGTGATCACCATGTCGGCCAGCAGCAGCCAATAATGTCGACCCAATGCGTTCACCTTCTGGCAACACATGATGCGTATGAGCACCTAAAATCACATCGATTGCCGGAAAGGCATGGGCAATATCGCGATCCGTTGGCAAGCCCAGATGTGACAACAAGACAATGGCATCATGCGTTTCATGTAGCTGCGGTATCCATTCGTTCAAGGTCTCCATCACACCGGCTGGTTCCCAACCTAATAATGGTAATGTCCGAATAAAAGGAGCTGTTAGCGCTAATACAGCAATCTTTTGCCCTTGTTTCGTTGTCAGCGTCTTGGTTTGTTCCGCCCAAAGAGGTGTTTGACCTGTTCGTTCATCCGTCACATTCGTAATCAAGACTGGAAAGTTAGCCTTTTCATATAGTCGATTTAAGGCATCATGATTCATCCCTAAATCTTCATTGTTTCCAATCGTTACAGCCGTATAGCCACCCTCATTAAGTAATTGGACATTGGCGCGTCCCATTGTCGCATCCGTTAACGGATGTTCACGGTCTAGTGCGTCGCCAATATCAAATGTAAAAGAGGTGATACCAGCGCGCTTCGCTTTACTACGCGTCCCATTCAAGAAACGTCGGATTTGTGGCCAACGTTCCAGATGTGAATGCATGTCATTCGTGTGTAATAGCTGTACTTCTTCGCGCATACGATATCCCCCTTTCTTTTACCGTTATAGGCTAAATAAGATGTCCATGTCCCAAACTTTGTAACCAAGCTTCAAACTCAGCTAAATTATCTGGTTCTGCATTAGCCCCCATATATTGTTGCCAGGCTTGCATTTCATCATCAAAGAAACGCAATCCCCATTCATCAGTTGGACCCATACGGAGTGATTGCATTTCCGGCACCCATGTTGCCGTTAATTCATGCAGATGACGTTCGATATTCACCCATTGCAAAGACACGTCTTGACCTAAATGTGCGTAACGGCGCAACATTGGATCCGCACGCAATGTCTCTTCATTGGCTGGCATAAAGTTAATAGCCATATCCGCAATATCAAAACGTGGTGCATTTAATTCTTTATTAATTGACACAACAAACGCTTGATTATCGTCTAACTTTTTCCCATATACGTAATCAAACCCTGTTTTTAAATTCCCATGATAAAACTCAAAATATGCTAATCCCATTATTTACTTCTCAATCACAATTAATTCTGTTGAAATACCAGCAGTTAGATTTTCGTATCCATCT includes these proteins:
- a CDS encoding heavy metal-binding domain-containing protein, with amino-acid sequence MSDILVVTTEQVPNFDIIETYGEVFGQTTRSRNMFSSFGQAFKSATIGGEIKGYTKLQNSARDEAIERMRIAAAERGANAVVMFRFDSNSGAIGDSVNAYGTAVKIAPRA
- a CDS encoding TIGR01457 family HAD-type hydrolase encodes the protein MLKYDAYFIDLDGTIYAGTESFPAAKRFMEKLKASDSSYLFVTNNSTKTPEEVAAFLTEQHGIVTTPEDIYTSAMATADYVAGQGYQRVMMIGEHGLKTALENKGLTLVTEGTADVVVVGLDRDINYDKLMHATLAIQNGAAFVATNVDTNLPNERGLLPGAGTIVAAVKTATQQEPVVVGKPEKIIMQEALKRTGLKANQVVMVGDNYQTDILAGINAEMDTLLVYTGVSTPEQVAEKPVQPTHVVNALDEWEF
- a CDS encoding YutD family protein, with protein sequence MNRERMKELAEAQFAERQAATQIIHAADDFDKLQINERSYKLVVNYRDAYDDEKLAARFSEFLEKYNFIVGDIAADQLRLRGFYNKGITGIPRNQQITALEDYLYEEVNFGAPYFVLENLEPHEVQEDIDTNEGPKRRHRSRRGSNSSKNKGAAVKESQRPAQNKKPNAGKNPEVKVKGTRKKRHFEVRDRKTDKPAAKKGK
- a CDS encoding bifunctional metallophosphatase/5'-nucleotidase, which gives rise to MREEVQLLHTNDMHSHLERWPQIRRFLNGTRSKAKRAGITSFTFDIGDALDREHPLTDATMGRANVQLLNEGGYTAVTIGNNEDLGMNHDALNRLYEKANFPVLITNVTDERTGQTPLWAEQTKTLTTKQGQKIAVLALTAPFIRTLPLLGWEPAGVMETLNEWIPQLHETHDAIVLLSHLGLPTDRDIAHAFPAIDVILGAHTHHVLPEGERIGSTLLAAAGRHGDHVGEVTLTFSDAGLETKAIVHPVGEMARLFEDGSEIKAYQTLGDDKLSHEVVAEMPRTYTTGVHDEHRVIDLGLAAIKEATQTEIAMLSTGLFLTDLPAGMVTKKTLHDMLPHAIHPMRTTLLGRDLIRLAQEVDKNKAFLRMHRQKGMGFRGGEFGTIVFDGLTWHDNRYYVHDEPIDLERPYQIGSLDHYLFVPYFPTLEIAGENEMMYDQVLRETFGSYLKNKIENE